A single genomic interval of Lathyrus oleraceus cultivar Zhongwan6 chromosome 7, CAAS_Psat_ZW6_1.0, whole genome shotgun sequence harbors:
- the LOC127103850 gene encoding uncharacterized protein LOC127103850, translating to MDFKKTDDVSRSAQIFEEELEHEEILVEEEAQDAEDTEEVEETIDEYLLARDRPRRIIKPPQRLGYADLITYALIFVSEVLDEEPIDYKEVMRSRNKTEWLKAMDDEMKSLHDNHTWELIKKPVGASWETILQKIVSLSTTEAEYIILTGAVKEALCLEGFAKELKLQGRDITIKYDSQSVIYLSKNSAYHERTKHIDVRLHFVRGVTEHGEVQVLKVSTYHNVAHMITKTLPSYKFFHCMQLIKLHEEN from the exons ATGGATTTCAAGAAAACTGATGATGTTAGTCGAAGTGCACAGATATTTGAAGAAGAGCTGGAACATGAAGAGATTCTTGTTGAG GAAGAAGCACAAGATGCTGAAGATACTGAGGAAGTTGAGGAGACTATCGACGAATACCTGTTGGCAAGAGATAGGCCGAGAAGAATCATCAAGCCACCTCAAAGACTTGGGTATGCAGACCTCATAACTTATGCCTTAATCTTTGTAAGTGAGGTTCTAGATGAAGAACCTATagactataaggaagttatgaggagtCGAAATAAGACTGAATGGCTGAAGGCTatggatgatgagatgaagtctcttcatgataaccacaCTTGGGAACTGATTAAGAAACCTGTTGGAGCCAG TTGGGAAACAATACTTCAGAAGATTGTTtccttatcaaccactgaagcgGAATATATTATCCTCACTGGAGCTGTGAAAGAAGCATTATGTcttgaaggttttgctaaggaGTTGAAACTTCAAGGTCGAGATATCACTATTAAATATGATAGTCAAAGTGTTATATACCTGTCGAAGAATTCAGCCTATCATGAACGAACCAAGCATATTGATGTGAGACTGCATTTTGTCAGAGGGGTAACCGAACATGGAGAAGTCCAAGTGCTGAAGGTTTCGACATATCACAATGTTGCTCATATGATCACTAAGACATTACCAAGTTACAAATTTTTCCActgtatgcagttgataaagctGCATGAAGAAAACTAG